The following DNA comes from Candidatus Margulisiibacteriota bacterium.
TGATAAATGTCGATGATAAAATTCTTATTGGTATTGAAAATAAACTATATGCTGGCGAAGGTGGAAATCAGACTTTTGACTATAATAAATCATTAAACATACTAGCTGAAGAAAAAGGAATGAAAACTTTAAAGATTTTTCTAAGCCCGAATGGTATTAAGCCAAAGAATGATGGTTTCCATGAATTATCATACAAAAAGTTGATAGAAAGATTTAAAGAAATAAAATTCGACTATTTTAAGGATATCAGAAAAAGCTTCTTATTTTATGAATTAATTACACACGTGGAGGAATATATGGATATTAAAAAAAATTTTAAAGAGTTTTCAGGTAAAACAAAGTTTTATCTACAAAAGGATACGATCGCTGTGATAAAAGCATTAAAGGATGCATTTATGGAAGATTTAAAACAGTTTGTTGCATCCATTGAAGAACATACAAGAATATTTTTTTCTTCAAAAGGATTAGATTCAGAAAAAATGGAATTCAAGTTTAAAACAGAACGAGATTGGCAAAATTTCTATAAAAATGAATGGGCGGGACAAGGGTTTTTTGTTCACTTCGAAATCAACAATATTAAGGAAATGCTTGAAACAAACAGAAATAATTTTGATTTTATGATACATGTTGAAGATTATAAAAGGAAAGAATTCTATGATAAATTTAAAAGTATTTATGAAAAAGATGACAAACTAAAAGAATATTGCGAAAAAAATGATATTCAATTTATTGTGAATCTAAAAGACAATATTTTATTACAAAAAGAATATATTTTTGAAGATATAATTGCCAGTCCAGAATCCTTTTTTCAAAGTTATGAAAAAGCGCTAGAGGATTTCTATTTTTTTGTAGATTATATTGATGAAACAATTAATGAGTTAATAAAAAAATAATAAAAGGAATATTTGTATGAATAAATTATTAGAAAAAATCACCTCTCGCCAGGCCGAAGTCTCCGCTCTCCTCCATTTCCTCGAAACGCAGACCAACTGGTTGACCGCACCGGCCAGTACCCGGTTTCACTTAAATGTGGAAGGCGGATTGATACAACATTGTGTAGGAGTAGCGGAAACTTTACTGAGACTTAAAACAGAGCTCGCGCCTCAGATATCCGACGAAAGCTGTGTTATTGTGGGCCTCTTCCATGACACAGGGAAAGTCGGCTTCCCGGGTATCAACTATTATTTTAAAAATACCAATGAATGGGAGATAATGAACCGCAATAAACCTTATATGGTTAACCCTGAGTGTGTGAATATCAATATCGCTACCCAGAGCATTCATCTGATCTCCAAATTTGTAACGCTATACCCGGAAGAAGTGCAGGCCATTGCCGCTCATGACGGGCTGTATCCTACAAACGGCGGAGTGGTTAATCTGGAATACTATCAGCTGGAAGAGCCGCTGACTTTGCTGCTGCAATTCGCAGACCGCTGGACTGCTGCGGTTATTGAAGAAAAAAGACCGATTAAGGAGAGATAATTTGAAACATGTTTTAATAGTAAATGACGACGGAATACATTCTCAGGGAATTCATGCCCTTAGTAAATATTTTTTGGATAAGGGCTGGAGGGTAAGTGTAGTCGCTCCCGCTGAAAATCAGAGCGGCAAGGCGTTTTCGATCACGATCTCGGAACCAGTGAAGATAACCGCTAATAATGACAACCACACAGAGGATTTTAAGCGCTGGGCAGTGCATGGCACACCGGTAGATTGTGTAAAGTTAGCTTTGTATGAACTGTTGCCGGAGTATCCAAATCTGGTGGTTTCGGGAATAAATGCCGGAGCCAATACAGGTTTCAATATTCAATACTCAGGAACAGTAGCCGCGGCATTGGAAGCTCAGGCACACGGCATACCGGCAATCGCTCTTTCGATAGATGAGTATACCCCCAATGAAGAACATTATGCCCAAAGCATCCAGTTGTTGGATTGGCTACTCCTGCATTGGGACCTGGACGCTCAATATGTACTTAATATAAACATTCCTTCCAGGCAAATTGGAAGTCCCGCTGATACAGCCAGGATAACCTCTCGCCTCATGCATAAACCTAATGGACAATACCATGAAACATCTCAGTCTGTTCATCAGCTATGCGAAGTTAAAGGCACTTTCAGTGCGGAACATCCGGAAGATACAGATGTCGGGGCGCTATCCCGAGGCTTGGTATCGATAACGCCTATAAAGCTGAATTTTGACACAGATCACGGACATGAGAAGCTAAAAGCGATATTTAATAAATGAGGGAAGTAATTGTTTATTCCAATGTGGGTAATCGTAATATTAATCATTATAGGAGTTTTTTTTGGTTTCCAGCGAACAGTGCAGATACTGTTTTGGCTTGTTGTAGTTTATGTTCTGGGATGGCTGATCTTTTGGGCGTTTCTGATTTTGTTGGCTTTGTCGATTATGCTTATTAAGAGCCTGATAGTGTAAAGGAGTAAATAAATGGACAAGATTGAGGAATTATTTAAAATGTTAGATGATTGGCGAAAATTACCAGCATATCAGTTGGAACGAAGGGCTGATATATTTTTTGCATTGTATTTAAAAGAAATTCTAGGTGAATCTCAGGGTACCTCAAACGACTTAATAATTATTCCGGAATTCCCTCTGATTAGTAAAGGAAATCATACAAATAAAGTGGACTATTTTGTTTGGGATCGAATAAAAAATAAAACATATTTGATTGAGTTGAAAACGGATAAGAAGTCAGTAAATAAAAAACAGATCAACTATTTAATGATGGCCTCAAAAAAAAGCCCTATCGATTTGTTAATGGCTATCGAAAAGGTTGCGATTTCAAAAAATGCTGATGCTAAATATAAAGGACTCTTTAAGTATTTAAAAAAGCATCAAGTTCTAGACTATGAAGGTGATTTGCCTGGAAAATGGAAAAGTCATTGGAAAACTCTTATAAATAATTATAAAAGAAATTTTACTATTATCAATGTGAATCATAATCAGGTAATATATATTTTACCTAAAGAAGACCATAAAATTCCAAAAGAAATGATTCAAATAGATTTTCTTAAAATAGAAAAATATATTTCAAATAAGGATGAGATAGCAAACCTTTTTTGTAAGTCTTTACGGGATTGGATTTAATGTAAATGGAAAAAAATACTAACCTCGACCGCCACGTATTAATGCGTCTGATCCAAATAGATCGGATAATAAGGGACGGCAAATATCCCAACGCTGTTTCTCTGGCTGAAAAATTTTCTTCATGCGGAGATTCAATTCGAGGAGTAACGTCCTCTAAAAATAACAAGAAACTGTTAATATGGGCAGATTTATTTTTTGAAAGATATCTAGATTTTGATTCTTTTAATTAGGGGGACATAAAATGGCAATATGGAAATCTAATAGAATAGCTGACATTATTACGGAAATTGAAGAAGAAAAATATGTGCTTCCTGTAATTCAAAGACGACTGGTTTGGGACGAAGAAAAAATGGAGCTTCTTTTTGATACTCTGCTTAAAGGTGATTCATTCGGTGGAATTATGGTAATTGAAGAGGAGCGAGATACCAAACCTCTTTTTAATTACAGACCTTTTACAAAAGATGGAGAGATGATGAAATCAAGACAAATTGATAAATTGCCGCAACTGCAAAACTTTGTGATTGATGGCCAACAGCGGTTACAGGCTTTTTATATTGGGCTTAAAGGCAGTCTTAATGGAAAAGTTTTATTTTTTGATTTATTTAGTGATTACCATACTGAATATGAATTTAAGTTTGAGAGCGATGAAAAAAAATTGCCAAAAAACTCCGTAGATAATAATGGAAGAACTATTCAAGAACATAAATGGTATCTGACAAGCACTTTATTACGACGGTTAAAAGATACTAATGATGAAGACCAGG
Coding sequences within:
- a CDS encoding PD-(D/E)XK nuclease family protein, which encodes MLDNDLDQYEKIFFEMKQSVPSLSGPIKKTETIPVIFNRQYDENFFSYYLAFVLNPAKNGIGLAPIKKLMSIFQMDSDLEEDCDVTIDREYMFENNRRIDILINVDDKILIGIENKLYAGEGGNQTFDYNKSLNILAEEKGMKTLKIFLSPNGIKPKNDGFHELSYKKLIERFKEIKFDYFKDIRKSFLFYELITHVEEYMDIKKNFKEFSGKTKFYLQKDTIAVIKALKDAFMEDLKQFVASIEEHTRIFFSSKGLDSEKMEFKFKTERDWQNFYKNEWAGQGFFVHFEINNIKEMLETNRNNFDFMIHVEDYKRKEFYDKFKSIYEKDDKLKEYCEKNDIQFIVNLKDNILLQKEYIFEDIIASPESFFQSYEKALEDFYFFVDYIDETINELIKK
- the surE gene encoding 5'/3'-nucleotidase SurE, which encodes MKHVLIVNDDGIHSQGIHALSKYFLDKGWRVSVVAPAENQSGKAFSITISEPVKITANNDNHTEDFKRWAVHGTPVDCVKLALYELLPEYPNLVVSGINAGANTGFNIQYSGTVAAALEAQAHGIPAIALSIDEYTPNEEHYAQSIQLLDWLLLHWDLDAQYVLNINIPSRQIGSPADTARITSRLMHKPNGQYHETSQSVHQLCEVKGTFSAEHPEDTDVGALSRGLVSITPIKLNFDTDHGHEKLKAIFNK
- a CDS encoding HD domain-containing protein codes for the protein MNKLLEKITSRQAEVSALLHFLETQTNWLTAPASTRFHLNVEGGLIQHCVGVAETLLRLKTELAPQISDESCVIVGLFHDTGKVGFPGINYYFKNTNEWEIMNRNKPYMVNPECVNINIATQSIHLISKFVTLYPEEVQAIAAHDGLYPTNGGVVNLEYYQLEEPLTLLLQFADRWTAAVIEEKRPIKER